The genome window AATGGCCATCCAGCTGGCCTGATTTGGCTATTTTGGCCTGGTGGGGCCCACAAGCCTTTTGGCCTAACCTTCTATTAAAGACGATTTTCATGTCCTTCCGAACTTTTTTTAACCTTATAGCCCGTTGGCAaggtcggttggagatgaccttagattcaattctcaccaaaaacaattttgaaccatattattgttggCTATTGTGAAGCTAAGTCCACTTCTTCACCGAGCgcagataatatcatttattttcgttaaaaagcgagttaaaaaaaataagagcAGCActcattttaatattaaatgtatATGTGGTGACGTGGAAAAACATGGAGCGTTGGATAAGAAGTAGGTGCGATCAATGACAACGCCAATTATTCAGTAAGGGTGGTATTTAATCCAGAAACAGGAGCTGCCTTCGCTCtcgtctctctcttctctctcttctctctctctgcggGTGGCTCTGGTGTCAGAAAGAGTTGTATAATACGAGGTAAATCAATACCAGATGATTtaattttctattgattttgttttttgagttTCGTTTTATGAATTAAGCATGATTCGATTAACGGAAGATTTTTTAGATAGTCTCTACTCTAGTATTTAATCTTAGGGTTTATGGGAACCCTAATTTCGtacaatttgggattttttcgtGTACAATTGAAATCTTGAGCTCAATTGGAGAAGCTGATTGATGTTGTGCTGATTAATTCCGACAGAATTCCGGATCCCAAGACAACCATAGGAAGGAGGCTCCTTCTGATTGCTGAACGTACAACACACGTATACACATCGATCGAATATGTATCATCCCACTAGAGGCGGTGTTCGTGGCGGTCGAGATCGTAagccctctccctctctcattaTATATACACgcacgcgcacacacacatgtatataaatatatgtacaTTTTTCTGTATATTCATGCTTTAGTAATCTGTTCTCTGGCTGTTCTTTTTCATTTATCTCTTCTAGTGTCAATAATGAACAGTGTGGTagaatttaaacctaaaaataaagtttctcTGGAGGGGAATTTATTTACTTAATAAGAAAAGTCCACTAATTTGATACAGATCTGTGTTTGATTTTTGGTGTTTACGAAGATGGTTTTTCCCCCCTATTATTACCCAATTAGccgtaaaaaaaataattgcttCTAAAATTGCATGTGGAGTAGCTAATCGTATGCTCACAACTAGAATTCATGAAATATTGGTTTTGTTCCGGAGATAGTGACTTGGTGAGGCATTTATTATTCTATTCTGTAAAGTGCATAGAAAAAACTTGAACTTCTGATGTAAAAACATATTTAtgtgggggagaagagaggaaaAGTAAGAAGGGAGGATAGAGGAGAAAAACAAGGGAGCAACAGGGTGGCTAGTTCATAGAGGGTCTTTCATTTATCCCCTCATTCTCTACCCATTTTTCctactttttcttctctctttttcttctccctAATTTTAAGGTGGGCAATGGCATATGCCTGCCCTCTCAATCCTCCATCCCTGGGCGGCCGTAGGATTTTCaacattcaattcaattcagtAGTTTAGAATAACGCCCATTATTTAATAGATAGTTGAAGCACGACAAACTCTTAATACCTACAATGAAACTCTGATGGTCGTAGGAAAGTGAACTTAgtagttaaaaaaaatcatatttttggtACCctaaataataggaatattcaTCGCATATTTATGTGTAAATCGTGGACATAATCCTTGTATGTTGTAGGTGCATTCTTATCTTGGGAggcttttaaaattattattattttatttaatcaaCTTGCTGCTTCTCCTTTGATGCACAGAATTCAGTTGGGACGATGTTAAGGTTGATAAACATCGAGAGAACTACCTTGGTCACAGCATCAAGGCGCCTGTGGGAAGATGGCAAAAAGGTGACCCGTTTAGTTCCTTCATATTTGGCTATAATCATTCATTTTTCTCATTTCAAATGAACTTTTCAATTTGGTTTTAAGTTGCAAGTAGCTGTCTGGTTCTTCTGAAAAATAGTCAAACCCTCTCCAATTCAAAGATAAGCCACTTAATAGAACAAAATTATAAGTTTAGGTAATTATTAAATGAAAAGACTAAGATACCTTAAATTCACTCCTATAGGTCGTTACTCTCATATTTCTTCGTTCTTTATTTCTTTCTGTTCTTGGATTCCATGTGTTTTTGCCATTGCGTCCTTCCTCAAGATGTAAGAAAAGAGGCAATTAATTTTGAATGCCCTACAATTCTCATGGTTGGAACCATTTTGCAAGAATTCACCTCTCCATATTTCCAGACCAATTATTCAACACTACAGGAATTTGGTCCAAATTATATCAAGTTGGCATGTATTCTAATTTTGTAACATTTCTTGGAATCTTTTCATGGAAGATGAAAAAATGTAAACTTCTGGTTCTCTTAATGTTGCAATGAGGATTGCTGACAATTTTGGATGTAGACTATAGTTCCAAGTTCCTTCTTGTCTGCCAAATTTGCACATTGTATGGCATGAATGGACTTTGTTTGAATCTGTGTGGCTATTGGGAATTTGTTCGTGCAGAGTATCTTAAGTTCGTGTTGTCTGGAACTTAATTCCAGTTTTATTCTACAAATGATTTGAATCTATAATTTATAAAAGCGATTGATGCTTTTCGTTTTCTTTATAAGGCTAATCCACTGCCATGGGTGAAAAATGTATTAGAGAAGTCTCCTTGTCCAATAAAAATAGCGGAGTCATTTTCATTCTgtttcaaatttcttttatatAAAGGTCTAATCTCTAGAAATTGAAGTGGTTGTCTGGTTGGAGCTACTAGCAAAGACAGCATATATAGTGATtcttatatagttttattttcttttgattttaacGTTTTTCCCTGTTCCATTCCCATGTATGAAAGTTTTTGCAGTATTTAAAAGATTCTCTCAACTGTTTATTGTATGCTTCCACAGGTAAAGATCTACACTGGTATACTAGAGACAAAAATGCTCAGAAGGCAGAAATGGATGCTGCAAAAGAAGAGATCAAGAGGATtaaggaagaggaggagcagGCTATGAGGGAGGCTCTTGGCTTAGCTCCTAAGCGTGCAAGCCGTGCTCAAGGTAGTCGGCTTGATAAGCATGAGTTTTCGGAACTTGTGAAACGAGGCTCTACTGCAGAGGACGTAGGTGAAGGGCATGCTGAAGCAGCACGTGTGCATGGTCTTGGATTTGCAAGGTGCGTAACACCCCAGAAAAAGGGTTTAAATTGTACCTTCCTTATTCCCATTTTGATATGTAGTCCTAGCTTAATTGCAATAATCCACAGCCACTTAtgggctcgtttggatgtgtttttaaaatgattgaaggCGTGTGCTTCTTCCacgaagcactttaagtgctttttcagGATGTAGTTGCATTTTTACTGAAGATtgattccaaaaacattttcaccaaaagcgctttcagtcattttaaaagcacatccaaacgagctctatATCATCAATCTCTTTGAAGATTGAAAGTTTAATGATGTTGCTGGTTTTGACCGTTTTGTCTAGTATAAGTTGGGAGTTATTTTTGTGGACTTCTGGTGTAATTTGAATCTTCTctccaattatataatataataattttgtgtactataaaaaaaaattgttgctgGGTTTTCATGACAGCCATTTTCTGAGAGTTCTAAAGAAAATTATGGTATAGAACGGCGAAAGAAGAAAGTTGTATAGAGCTATTCCAAGGGTGATGTTGGAATACTGTCATATTTTCTTGGATTCCCATAATACAAAATGGGGATGTGGCCATTAGAGAAGGAATACATGGATGGTGGGGAAGTAGTAGGGTTTATGGTTTAGTATGTCTTTGTTGATACTTTGAGAAAGGAATTTATGAGATACTTGAGAAATTTGTTAGGCATGGGACGATtaatgtagtaattaatgagcttgtagtgtgtgtgtgtgtatgtgtgtgtgtgtgtgtgtgtgtgtgtgtgtgatatatTCGTACTTAGTGCCAATAGCCTGCTGTGTAGTTAGTTTGTGATATATGATTACTaatttatgttttgcctccctcccattatgttttttctttgcttAGCGTAATTCTGCTTGATCCATTTtgtccaaaaataaattaatttatgatGTTACTGCAGAGCACCCTGCCCTTGGGATGAGTCAAGTTCTCTTAATCCAACAGCGAAGGATGTTCCACCTGAAATGGGAAAGTTGGATGTTCCTAATTCACcaccaaaagaaaaagttgAAGAGGAGCTAGAGGATGAAAGCAGTCGAAAGAAGAGGAGGCGTGATGAGAGAAAGCATGAGAAACATGAGAGGCGTGAAAAGCATGGGAAACATCCCTCAGATGAGAGGAGGAAACACAAGAAACACAAGGAGAAGAGAAGACATGGTTCCGACTCCGAATGATATGTCAAGGCTTTTGTGTAATCTTTTTCTCCAAGATTTGATGGAGATTAGTAATTTCATTGTAAATCATGCACAATCTAGCATTATGTTGGTTCCGGTTTCGTTTTACTACTAGTGAGTTTATGAACTTGCCTACTCATACCAAGTTCATCTCTTTGAGCTAATATGCTCCTGGTTAAATGCTCATCCTCTTCACCCGCTACTTGGCTATAAACCCAGAAGACGAAAAGAAACCTGGGCAGGAGATTTACACAAGATGCTGAGAAATGTGAAGTCTGCTGGGGACTGAAAACTGGGAGGGTGATGGAAGGCTTAAGATTAGATGGTGTTGGAAGTTCACAAATAGTGATGATTGGCAGCAAGGAAGTTCAGGTGGTAGATGTCATTGACATTTCGTCTGTGGGTTTTGATGTCTCATCATGCATACAAATTAATGTTTTAGAGGCGCAGGCGTAAGTAGGCTTTTTGCGTATTTCTTacttataattaaaatataatagatATGGGTTATAATGGGATGGGAGACGCTCAATTTTTTCACACATTTTGTAGGTATGCTCAAACTTTTTTCTAACAATCGGAACTATCTATATTTCAATTCAACATTCATAATATTAGGGGCGGGCACGGTACAGTATGGTTTGGGATAGGGGTGGAACCGAATCTGAACTCGACAAAATTCCGGTACTAGTACAGTACGGTATTTCAGTACGATATGGGAGAGTTTCGTTACGGTGCCCAATCTGGAAATCTGAGAAAAGATTAATAGAACAAGATATTAACCAGAATGTGTCTGTCCCTTCACCAAAAATCGATAGAGAAACCGACCCTAACCTTGATCGGTTAGTAGAAAGAATGCCTTTTCAGCTCCAAGACTGACTGACTAACCAAGTTCAAACAGCAGAAAACTACATATGAGCAAATAAGTGAAAACCCAAAGAATTATGACTTTTATTTGAACttatatatgtataaacgaACATCGTAAtatttaaagaaagaagaaaagaaaggaaaaaaaaaaacaacaacaacacacgcacacagaaCGCCATCAGAAGCCCCAAACACCGACTTACAGAACAGAACAGACACCTCACCCAACCGCAACCAGAAATTGCGAAGGATACCCACCCCTATATACGAACATAGAATACAACGGCAAACTCTAGTCAGGCATCGCAGAAATAGCAGAGGGATGCGTATCACAATCTTTAGTTCGCTGTCATTGAGTTTAGACAATCTTCTGATTAAGCTGCAAGTACTACTATCACGATGAGAAGCACAATTCCAAATATTACCAAGAGCAAGCAACtctgcaaaaaacaaaaaaaagataacTATGattaaacaaacttaaaagtgaTTAGTTAAAATATTTGTAAAGGAACTGAGAGAACATTTGGAAAAATATacacatacaaatatatataaaatgtcaGAAAGTATATATACAACTGAAAGAAGAGAACAtttggaaaaatatatatacaaatatatgtaaaatgtcataaaataaatgtgaataaattaccAGAGACGAATTTGATCTTTGGGTCTTTGATGCCTTCACAAGTTGGGACTTCGCCTGCCCAGTTGCAGCATGAGCACCCTCAATATTGGAGCCAATGTCATCTACAAAGCAGATATCACCGATAAGAAAACACAAGCCAGATAAGTATAAGTGCCTTCAAAAGAGTAAGGCGAAGGTAAGTTACCAATCATGGTTCCTTGCTCATGAACCAGTATAGCAAGATCTTTAAAAATATCATTCACTTCACCAATCTGCTGCTGGATTTCTTGTATTCCCTGTTCTCTTTCCTCAATGATAGCCTCATTGAAGGCAATCTCGTTGTCCAATAGCACAACCTCTTGTCTGCAGCAAAGCTCACTTAGAACCAAAGATATATGGCAAATACAACCTTGAAAAGAGTTTAAAACTGAAGTAGATAAATCAAACAATCAAAATTTTGGAAACAACTAGCAGAAGGTATCAGATCTGCTCTCTCAATTGGCAACGAAACCAAAGAAGGCTGATGCTAAGGCTCCCAGTGCCAACTATTTTTGTGCACAAGAGAATCATTACGGACAGGAAAAAGGCATTAGCATTTTGATGTAGAACACCACAAGCTGGGTGCGGCATGATTATTGTGAGCTTCAGATGTCAGGAATTTTAATAATTTGGAGGAGGAATGCTAGCCACATTCTCATATGTACCTTCTCACTTTTCCTCACGCCATGTGTCAATTTTCTTGTACCTAAACTTAGCATTTTAtgctaaaattaattaaattttgttttccaaATTACCCATCTTAAATGTAATAAGTCTTCATAAACCTTTTTCCCTTGCTAATTAAAAGTTGAAATTGGCCGACTGTTCTCCTCCGTCATTTCCTTCACCAATGCCACAATATCGTTTCCTAACTCCTAAATATCATATGGCCTTTCTAATAAGTAAGGACTAGATGTCTTCTGGgatataatttttttctagTAAGAAATGGAGGTGCAATGAGGTTAGTGCCGATGCAGTTCCCTTTTTTATGGCGGTTTTGAAAAAGTTAACAGTGGTTCCACCATTTTTAAGTTTTTCGACCATGAAAAGAGATGGttatgtttttgttgttgtggctaatcaacatcgcttgttggtgatggatgtacatatcaaaagagtaagacaaaagaacaagacttggaagtgcccaaggactagatggtggaatctaaaagaagaaaaacaagtcattttcaaagagaaggtaatcacccaatgtgtgtgggatagagagggggaagctagccaaatgtgggattccat of Malus sylvestris chromosome 6, drMalSylv7.2, whole genome shotgun sequence contains these proteins:
- the LOC126625884 gene encoding uncharacterized protein LOC126625884 translates to MYHPTRGGVRGGRDQFSWDDVKVDKHRENYLGHSIKAPVGRWQKGKDLHWYTRDKNAQKAEMDAAKEEIKRIKEEEEQAMREALGLAPKRASRAQGSRLDKHEFSELVKRGSTAEDVGEGHAEAARVHGLGFARAPCPWDESSSLNPTAKDVPPEMGKLDVPNSPPKEKVEEELEDESSRKKRRRDERKHEKHERREKHGKHPSDERRKHKKHKEKRRHGSDSE